The nucleotide window AAGATAAATTCACTTGAGAAAAAATTTATTGATGGAGAGAAGTTAAAAAAAATTGTTGAAAGTAAGACATTTGAAGAATTTGTAAATATTCTTGAAGGTTCATTTTTTAAAATCCCATCTAATTTATCAAGTACAGATGAAATATTTAAAATTTTTGAAAATGAAAGATTGAAACTTATTGAAGAAATTAACAAAATCAATGATGAAAAAATTATTATTTTTTTTCTTTTGAAGTATGATTATTATAATCTTTCACTTCTTGTTGAAAACAAAGATGATTTTTCTCCTTATGGAATTTTGAATTTTTATATTCTTAAATATGCATTTGAAAAAAATGATTTTTCAAAAATTCCAGAAGTTTTACAAGAGGGTTTTGCTATATGTAAAAGTAAAATTTCTTTGGAAGAAAAACTTATTTCTCTTAAAAATAGTTATTTTGAAAAAATTTATTGTATCGCCAATGAAATATCAGAGTTTACACGAAATTATATAAAGATTGAAATTGACTTTGCCAATATTCAAAACTATTTGAATAAAAAATTAAATGAAAAAAAAATTTACATAGATGATTTTATAAAAAAAGGTTTTATCAAAAGAGAAAATTTTCTTGATGATGCAGGTTTATGGGAAGCAATAAGTTTAAAATATAAAAAGATAGAAATACCATTAAATGAAGAAACTGTTGAGAGAGAAAGATATAAGGTTTTAATTGAATATTTAAAAG belongs to bacterium and includes:
- a CDS encoding V-type ATPase subunit, which produces MLDIYFLSGKINSLEKKFIDGEKLKKIVESKTFEEFVNILEGSFFKIPSNLSSTDEIFKIFENERLKLIEEINKINDEKIIIFFLLKYDYYNLSLLVENKDDFSPYGILNFYILKYAFEKNDFSKIPEVLQEGFAICKSKISLEEKLISLKNSYFEKIYCIANEISEFTRNYIKIEIDFANIQNYLNKKLNEKKIYIDDFIKKGFIKRENFLDDAGLWEAISLKYKKIEIPLNEETVERERYKVLIEYLKEGRVKPYGIDKIISFYKAREIEIENLQKLTISKFYRESEVFLKKIIIPPYQYREGK